The genomic region GCGGCCCGGAAGGTGCGCAAGCCGCGCTCGAAGACGTCGTCGAAGGCCCCGGCGAAGGCCTCGGTGAGGGGTGCTGAGCAGGGGGGTGTGACGGCTGTTTCAGGTGAGGCCCGTTGCACCCCAATGCAGGTTGGTACCTCAGCGTCTTCTACTGCGGGTACTACTTCCCTCCCCTCTGAGAGCAAGCTCGCAAGCGGGCAGAGCAAGTCCCCCACCCCGAAGAAGGTCAAGCGCGGCCGCCGGAAGCTCAACAGCGTCGGGCGCCGTTTCCAGCTGGCCTCGGAGCTGATCCGCCAGGTGCCGTGGATGGGCCGAGCCTCGGTGCCCCGGATCGCCTGGATCCTCAAGGAGGTCTCGGACGCCGGCTGGACTGCCGACCAGGTGATCGCGTTCCTCGACCTGGGCGACGCCCCGGGCACCGTCCACCGCCCGTCGGGGTTCCTCGCCGGACGGCTGAAGGGGGCGGTCGCGCTGTGGCCGACCGAGGAGGGCCGCGAGCGCGCCGTCCAGGCGTACCGGGACTCCCGCCGCGCGGAGAAGGCCCGCCACCAGGAGTGGGAGGGCGACTGGACGCCGCCGCGCAGTGAGTCCGTCCGCCGCCTGGTCGCCGACGCGTTCGCCCCCCAGCAGCCGCAGTACGACCTCCCGGACGGCCACCAGGACGCGGGCGAGACCGGCCCCGATATGCCCGGCGAGGAAGAGCTCAAAGAGTTCCGGGCCGTGGCCTGGCAGGAGTTCATGCTCGGCAGGCCCGACCAGGTCATCACGACGCTCGACACCCTCGGCCCGGCCGCCGCTGAGCAGATCTACGGCCCCGAGCTGGTGCAGCGCGTACGCAAGCTGATCAGCGGCACCTCTCTGATGACCGTCGGACGCCGGTAGGAGGCCATGATGACCGAGACCCTGAACCCCACCACCAACAGCAGCAGCGAGCAGCCGGCCCCGGAGCTGTCCGGCGTCGACCTGGCCCGAGTCGCGCTGCACCAGGCGCGCGAGGCCGCCAAGGCCCGCGGCGAGGGCGGCACCCGCAAGGCAAAGCGCCGGACCAGCACGACGGTGCGGCGCGACGGCCGGGAGCCGACCGGGTTCGCCGCCGTACTCCAGGGCCTGATGGCCGACCGGGCCTGGGACATCCCGGCCGCCGGCGGAAGCATCCTGGACCAGTGGCCCAACATCGCGGCCGCGCTCTCCCCGAAGCTGGCCGCGCACGTGACGGCGGTCGCCTTCCACGCGGAGACCGGCCAGCTGGACCTGCGCCCGGACTCGCCCGCGTACGCAACGCAGCTGCGCCTGATCGGCTCCCGCATCGTCGCCGCGGCGAACGACGCGGCCGGCACCCAGGCGGTCCGCACCCTCCGGGTCCTGGCCGTGGGCAGCGCGACGGCCCCGGCACCTCGTGAGGCGGTCGCGGCTCCGACGGCGGCGGCCGCGGCCGAGGCCCCGGTGAAGACCCGCGACATGGCCACGCCAGGGTTCCACCGCGCGCTCGCCGCCCACCAGGCCGTCCCGCGCATCCAGCACGTCAGCTCGGGCGACACCCAGGCGATCGAGCGGCAGAACCAGGCAATGCGCGAACTCAGCCGCCGCGCGTTCCCCGAGCCCGCCGTCGTTCCGGACGATGCTCCGGCCCCGATCGAAGCCGGTCCTTGAGGTGCACCCGCATCTCCTCCTGCGCCCAGGGCGCAGAGCGCTGGGAGGGGAAGCAGATGCACTCCATCAGGTAGCCGACCTGGCCCACCGGGTCCTCGGGGTGCTCGGTGAACGCCCGGGCCACCTGCTGGAAGAGGACCAGCGCCTCCTTCTGGTCCGCCTTGTCGTACTCCGACGGCCCGACGTAGTGGACGCTGTCGTGCTCGATGACGTGAAAGCTCACGCGACCTTCTCCTCCGTAGTCGTCCCCGCGGCCGCGAGGAGCTTCATGTGCCACTCACCCACCGACCGGCACATCCGGTCGACGGCCTCGAACTGCTCCAGGGGCAACGCCGCAACCACATCGGCCGGTTCGTACCCCAACGGCTTCTCCAGGGCCTTCGAGACCCGCAGGAACGCCTGCAGGAGCTGCTCCTGCTCGGAGGCCGGCTCCTCGTACTCGTTCCGCTCCCACTGCCGCTCCTGCACCCGCGCTTTACGCAGCCCGGCGGACACGGTCTCCAGTACCTCCAGCCCCCCCTCCTGAACCAGGGCCTGGACGAACCTCTCTTGCTGCGCAGGATCCTCGGCGATGGCCTGCGCGACCGCACCCAACGCCGCATCGAGGTCCACGGCCGACGCCGCCGGCCCCTTCCCCTCCTCTGCCTGCGAGGCTGCACCGACTCCCAATCCGACCGCCTTGCGGTAGTCCTCCTCATCGAGGCAGGCGAGCCCCATCCGCTCCGCCGCACCCAGCCGGTTCAACAGCACATCGACCCTGTAGCTGCGATCCGCGTCATTGACGACGCATGCGGCTTTGAGCGTCTCCCACGTGACATGCACGGACGACGTGGCGAGCCGGCTCCGGAGCGGCTGCCCAGCCGTTTTGGTTACCCGCAAGTAGCGTACGAGCGTGTCAGTCGAGTACTTCAGCTCGTTGGCGAGCGGCGCCAGGGCGTCAGCTGCGCACTGGTCGGACTCCTCCGTGATCTCGGCGCACACGTCGCCGAGTTCGAACTTCGCGGCGATCTGGCTACGGCCGGAGGCGAGGTCCTGGGCCGCGGCCGCTTTCGCGCGTTTGAGCTGGTCGGGCCTGAAGGGGGCCCGCTCGCCGGCACCGGGCTCGACCCAAAGGTTGGTGGTCATGCCGCCGATGGTCCGCCCCGCTACTGACAGCCAAAGGGCGGTAGAACGTTCACTCAGGGCATATCTATCTCAAGCTTCACCAATAAGGAGTAAAAGTAACAAATATCCTTATGTCATTTCAACTGCTCTCCACTCGTTGGGAATGGGAGGGCCCCCGCGGCCGAGTCGCAGCTGCGTGGACAGAAGCCGTTCTGGTTACACCGCGAGCCGTACTCCAGCGCCTGGCAGGCCCGCCGATCGGATGTGCGCCAGCGGCGACGCGCTCACGGGGCTCGGCGGCAGCCGTCAGCTCGACGCCGGGTTGTGCTGCGGGGGCCGACTCCAGTCGGGGGCGACCCAGGCCCAGCCCTCGGGGCTGAGGGACAGAAGTTGCTCGGCGTAGGGGAACCGGTGCAGGACGTGCCCGTCCCTCGTGGGGAGCACCATATTGAGGCACAGGGACGGGCCGAGAAGGCCACCGAGGCTCGGATCCGCGGCCGAAAGCCACGACAGATCGCCGATGTCATCGCCGACAGTGGACCGGGCTGTGCGCCGCGGGGCTGAGTCCCGAAAAGGCTAACGCGGCCATCCAGCATCCGAGCGTCGATTTCCCCCCGGGTGTCGCAACCGCCGCATGGTGGAGCGCGGTGCGGGCGCCCGTCGTCCAGCCGATCTCGCCCTAACAGGGGCGGCAGTTGACCAGGAAGCCCAGGCGAGCCAGCTCCTGAGCGAGGAAAACCAG from Streptomyces globosus harbors:
- a CDS encoding helix-turn-helix domain-containing protein, whose translation is MSAVAAPAAVLIPASRRAVDDTDAVSVLPGLFVAEASQWLSTSSGRIALDGYSWMQAVHWVAGSGLYEPRRHRSHGPRSFGPTTVRVAQELAQLFPCRPGIEYLVRRTGLSERTVQNHLQILRETGLLAYIVKGTRVAGGPAQASEFARMIPTEFDAALGIRTVQRDEDAPAYTRAVSGIAEAGRELMAKLAKKAARKVRKPRSKTSSKAPAKASVRGAEQGGVTAVSGEARCTPMQVGTSASSTAGTTSLPSESKLASGQSKSPTPKKVKRGRRKLNSVGRRFQLASELIRQVPWMGRASVPRIAWILKEVSDAGWTADQVIAFLDLGDAPGTVHRPSGFLAGRLKGAVALWPTEEGRERAVQAYRDSRRAEKARHQEWEGDWTPPRSESVRRLVADAFAPQQPQYDLPDGHQDAGETGPDMPGEEELKEFRAVAWQEFMLGRPDQVITTLDTLGPAAAEQIYGPELVQRVRKLISGTSLMTVGRR
- a CDS encoding DciA family protein; this encodes MTETLNPTTNSSSEQPAPELSGVDLARVALHQAREAAKARGEGGTRKAKRRTSTTVRRDGREPTGFAAVLQGLMADRAWDIPAAGGSILDQWPNIAAALSPKLAAHVTAVAFHAETGQLDLRPDSPAYATQLRLIGSRIVAAANDAAGTQAVRTLRVLAVGSATAPAPREAVAAPTAAAAAEAPVKTRDMATPGFHRALAAHQAVPRIQHVSSGDTQAIERQNQAMRELSRRAFPEPAVVPDDAPAPIEAGP